A region from the Cellvibrio sp. PSBB006 genome encodes:
- a CDS encoding DUF2271 domain-containing protein: MRCCFLFRLLMLITAVMATTVNAATDYSETHQHILGTELSLTLVGLSHTEAQDVSKKIMQDISRLDALLSNYRDDSEISRLNAQQLKSLSPELQQVLQLCESWRAKTEAAFSCRIGNLLASWRNAAALGEVPERIALRKDARRADTAELNEHFSSSDVQWQIDGLAKGYILDQALHKARMLAPQASGIKIDIGGDAVYWGSNAQGAPWQVAVAEPQHSPDNANFYGVLSLQSRAVAYSGHSRRYLEINHRRFSHIINPVDGWPVSNAPSAIVVASDAATADALATALTVMPINDGLALVKRLPDVEALIMTETGKTFASDGWYSLLIPDEAHRPLWENDMQFLVEYEIPPLTVAEYRRPYVAVWITDADKKVVRQLLVHGKSLRWLREIPLWWRRYGRRDESMIDGLARPTPTPGQHMLVWDGRDDQGRKVDKGDYVLHLEIAREHGERELLRVPFELSGQAFTQQVHGKKEVGAVKVSFKP, translated from the coding sequence ATGCGTTGTTGTTTTTTATTTCGCCTATTGATGTTGATCACCGCCGTGATGGCGACAACGGTTAACGCCGCCACTGACTACAGCGAAACGCATCAACATATTTTAGGGACGGAGTTATCGCTGACATTGGTCGGTTTATCGCATACGGAAGCGCAAGACGTCAGCAAAAAAATAATGCAGGACATTTCCCGCCTGGATGCCTTGCTCAGCAATTACCGTGACGACAGTGAAATAAGCCGATTGAATGCGCAGCAGCTGAAATCCCTGTCACCGGAGTTGCAGCAGGTGTTGCAGTTATGTGAGAGCTGGCGAGCAAAAACCGAGGCTGCATTCAGCTGCCGCATCGGTAATCTGTTGGCCAGCTGGCGCAACGCCGCCGCGCTGGGTGAAGTGCCGGAACGCATTGCGTTACGCAAGGACGCGCGGCGGGCTGACACCGCAGAACTTAACGAACATTTCAGCAGTAGCGACGTGCAATGGCAAATCGACGGTCTGGCCAAAGGTTACATTCTCGATCAGGCATTACATAAAGCGCGCATGCTCGCCCCACAGGCCAGCGGCATCAAGATTGATATCGGTGGCGACGCCGTTTACTGGGGCAGTAACGCACAAGGTGCGCCCTGGCAAGTGGCTGTAGCAGAGCCGCAACACAGTCCGGATAACGCGAATTTTTATGGCGTATTGTCATTGCAATCGCGCGCGGTGGCGTACAGCGGTCACAGTCGGCGCTATCTGGAAATCAATCATCGCCGCTTCAGTCACATCATCAATCCTGTTGATGGTTGGCCCGTCAGTAATGCGCCTTCCGCCATTGTGGTTGCCAGTGACGCGGCCACGGCAGACGCACTGGCCACGGCATTAACTGTAATGCCAATCAATGACGGGTTGGCACTCGTCAAACGTTTACCCGATGTGGAGGCGTTAATCATGACGGAAACCGGAAAAACCTTTGCGTCCGACGGTTGGTACTCCTTGTTAATTCCCGATGAAGCGCATCGACCCCTGTGGGAAAACGACATGCAGTTTCTGGTGGAGTATGAAATACCGCCGTTAACCGTGGCGGAATATCGCCGTCCGTATGTGGCGGTGTGGATAACCGATGCGGACAAAAAAGTTGTGCGTCAATTATTGGTGCATGGCAAAAGTCTGCGCTGGTTGCGGGAAATTCCGCTTTGGTGGCGGCGTTACGGGCGCCGTGATGAATCCATGATTGATGGTCTGGCTCGGCCAACGCCAACGCCGGGGCAACACATGTTGGTGTGGGATGGCCGCGATGATCAGGGCCGCAAAGTCGACAAAGGCGATTATGTCTTGCACCTGGAAATTGCGCGGGAACACGGCGAGCGTGAATTATTGCGTGTGCCATTTGAACTCTCCGGCCAGGCATTTACGCAGCAGGTGCACGGCAAAAAAGAAGTGGGTGCCGTGAAAGTCAGTTTTAAACCTTGA
- a CDS encoding TonB-dependent hemoglobin/transferrin/lactoferrin family receptor produces the protein MKPVFSLRCSSRQRALMPLALAISLVNLAHAQESASETQLALNKVTISAEVIQSTTENTRVLDAADIEDNQARNLDDLVRYIPGVAVDDMGRFGSNGFNIRGLDGDRVAITVDGLSLGETLNPASNAPYEFFSSGRSGIDIDAMKTVEIVKGADSISAGSGALGGAVMFVTKDPADYLKPGVNDTHLGIKLGYASANEETLATATLANRTGNWESLLVYTLREGHETESFFSGSRPAIPGTAREIPDPVDYDNDNILFKLYYNANENHRLGFVAEKYNANVQLDNQTRLNASYLTRTTDDDVERERYGINYLWQANNRLFDELEWRYDYQTAYTLGHTHMTVPTGCPAGADTPAVAPCHRTEHRDYDQELHKTVLHLDKKLANHNISYGVSLEEKSMTYADIKTRYVGTTSEVGVGWPVIGGDFVPDTDISAYSIYARDQISLVDNRLLLNAGVRFDHYDYSPSLNNPQYGDNSGTVGDVTFSSPTWQLGASWNFTPHHVLWIQAGAGFRAPTVENMYFSPSTSIATEVSSGEQVDLWNTVSNPDLDAEESRNIEIGYRWQGDRYLFGVSAYRNDYTNFIDYNTLVRNANVEYQTCNSAGTTCTNFFGDEYDMLDNIGEVTVEGIEVEGQWSLTEQVHLRLAYAWSEGEEKDGTPLQSIVPASGIIGLGYEAASGRWGVETNAVFSAGKDEEDAIAVDTANFTQIPADYFTDYGDFTVVDLQARYNITPNLKLNLGVYNLFDEEYIRWQRIRFVNQGSAAGGARGGVSEDGIHRYTEPGRNYRVSLAYHF, from the coding sequence ATGAAACCGGTTTTTTCCCTTCGTTGTTCATCCCGTCAGCGCGCATTGATGCCGCTGGCTTTGGCTATCAGCCTGGTTAACCTTGCCCACGCGCAGGAAAGCGCGAGCGAAACACAATTAGCCCTAAACAAAGTGACGATATCGGCGGAGGTAATTCAGTCCACCACCGAAAATACCCGCGTCCTTGACGCCGCTGACATCGAAGATAACCAGGCGCGCAACCTGGACGATCTGGTGCGCTACATTCCCGGCGTTGCGGTGGATGATATGGGCCGTTTTGGCAGCAACGGTTTTAACATCCGCGGCCTGGATGGTGATCGTGTTGCCATTACGGTTGATGGTTTGAGTTTGGGCGAGACTTTGAATCCCGCCAGCAACGCGCCTTATGAATTTTTCAGCAGCGGACGTAGCGGTATCGATATTGATGCGATGAAGACCGTTGAAATTGTGAAGGGTGCTGATTCGATTTCGGCGGGCAGCGGTGCCCTTGGCGGCGCGGTGATGTTTGTCACCAAAGATCCGGCGGATTATTTAAAACCCGGCGTGAACGATACCCACCTCGGTATTAAGCTCGGCTACGCCAGCGCGAATGAAGAAACTCTTGCGACAGCAACACTGGCGAATCGCACCGGCAACTGGGAATCCTTACTGGTTTACACTTTGCGTGAAGGCCATGAAACGGAATCCTTTTTCTCCGGTTCGCGTCCGGCTATTCCCGGCACCGCGCGTGAAATTCCCGACCCAGTGGATTACGACAATGACAACATCCTGTTCAAGCTATATTACAACGCTAATGAAAATCATCGCCTGGGTTTTGTAGCAGAAAAATACAACGCCAATGTGCAACTGGATAACCAGACGCGCTTGAACGCCTCCTATTTAACACGCACTACAGACGATGACGTTGAACGCGAGCGCTATGGTATTAATTATCTATGGCAAGCCAACAATCGTTTATTTGATGAACTGGAATGGCGCTACGATTACCAAACTGCATACACCCTGGGTCACACCCATATGACCGTACCCACCGGTTGTCCGGCGGGCGCAGACACGCCCGCTGTTGCCCCTTGCCATCGTACCGAGCACCGCGATTACGATCAGGAATTGCATAAAACGGTTCTGCATCTGGATAAAAAACTGGCGAATCACAACATCAGTTACGGTGTGAGCCTGGAAGAAAAAAGCATGACCTATGCGGATATAAAAACCCGTTATGTAGGCACTACATCAGAAGTCGGCGTAGGTTGGCCAGTGATCGGCGGTGACTTTGTGCCCGACACAGATATCAGTGCTTACAGTATTTATGCGCGTGATCAAATCAGTCTGGTGGATAATCGTTTACTGCTCAATGCCGGCGTGCGTTTTGATCATTACGATTATTCGCCATCATTAAATAACCCGCAATACGGTGATAATTCTGGCACGGTCGGCGATGTCACCTTTTCATCGCCCACCTGGCAATTGGGTGCGAGCTGGAATTTCACGCCGCATCATGTATTGTGGATTCAAGCCGGAGCCGGTTTCCGCGCGCCGACGGTTGAAAATATGTACTTCTCACCATCGACATCTATCGCCACGGAAGTCAGCAGCGGTGAACAAGTGGATTTATGGAACACCGTTTCCAATCCTGACCTGGACGCAGAAGAAAGTCGCAATATCGAAATCGGTTATCGCTGGCAAGGCGATCGCTATCTATTCGGTGTTTCTGCCTATCGCAATGACTACACGAATTTTATTGATTACAACACGCTTGTACGCAATGCGAATGTGGAGTATCAAACGTGTAACAGCGCTGGCACCACCTGCACCAATTTCTTCGGCGATGAATACGACATGCTTGACAATATTGGTGAAGTCACAGTTGAAGGTATAGAAGTTGAAGGCCAATGGTCGCTCACCGAGCAAGTCCATTTACGCCTTGCTTATGCCTGGAGCGAAGGCGAAGAGAAAGACGGTACACCGCTGCAAAGTATTGTGCCGGCGTCCGGCATTATTGGCTTGGGTTACGAAGCAGCAAGTGGTCGCTGGGGTGTAGAAACCAATGCGGTATTTTCCGCTGGTAAGGATGAAGAGGATGCAATCGCTGTCGATACTGCCAACTTCACCCAGATTCCCGCAGATTACTTTACCGATTACGGTGATTTCACTGTGGTGGATCTGCAGGCGCGTTACAACATCACCCCGAATCTGAAACTCAACCTCGGCGTCTACAACCTGTTTGATGAAGAATATATCCGCTGGCAACGGATTCGTTTTGTTAACCAGGGTTCAGCGGCGGGTGGTGCCCGTGGCGGTGTGAGCGAAGATGGCATTCATCGCTATACTGAACCGGGCCGCAATTACCGGGTGAGTTTGGCATATCATTTTTAG
- a CDS encoding CsbD family protein, with amino-acid sequence MNKDQVKGTAKDAAGKIQREAGEAVGSEKHQAKGAAKQAEGKTQKAYGDVKEDIKKAAKGR; translated from the coding sequence ATGAACAAAGATCAAGTGAAAGGTACAGCCAAAGACGCAGCCGGTAAGATTCAACGTGAAGCGGGTGAAGCCGTTGGCAGTGAAAAACACCAAGCGAAAGGCGCTGCCAAACAAGCTGAAGGCAAAACTCAAAAAGCGTATGGCGATGTAAAAGAAGACATCAAAAAAGCTGCCAAAGGCCGCTAG
- the corA gene encoding magnesium/cobalt transporter CorA encodes MLINCVAYQEGKKLSSIPVEDISDYLKQPDCFVWVALKDADPEELEQMQHEFTLHELAVEDAHAGHQRPKIEEYGDSLFAVMHTLELLEGELNLGEVDVFVGKNYVLSNRSRSQQGFLGVRARCEREPHHLVQGPAFVFYALMDAVVDRYFPVVIALETELEIIEDQIFTKGSQRDNIERLYQLKRKVITLKHAVGPLLEAVGKLDGGWVPPIVANTKHYFRDVQDHLYRLNTSIDSTRDTISTAIQVSLSMVSIDENEVNKRLAAWAAIFAVATAFVGIWGMNFEHMPELQWKYGYPASLCVVAVICAYLYYRFKKSGWL; translated from the coding sequence ATGCTGATCAATTGCGTCGCTTATCAGGAAGGTAAAAAACTCAGCAGTATTCCCGTGGAAGACATCAGCGACTATTTAAAACAACCGGATTGCTTTGTCTGGGTTGCGTTAAAAGATGCTGACCCGGAAGAGCTGGAGCAGATGCAACACGAATTCACATTGCACGAACTCGCCGTGGAGGATGCTCATGCCGGACATCAGCGCCCCAAGATAGAGGAATATGGCGATTCACTGTTTGCTGTCATGCATACTCTGGAGCTACTGGAAGGTGAATTAAATCTTGGCGAGGTGGATGTTTTTGTCGGTAAGAATTATGTGCTATCCAACCGCAGTCGTTCACAGCAGGGTTTTCTCGGTGTACGCGCGCGTTGTGAACGGGAACCACATCACCTGGTGCAGGGCCCGGCTTTTGTGTTTTATGCGCTGATGGATGCTGTAGTAGATCGCTACTTTCCCGTTGTGATTGCGCTGGAAACCGAGCTGGAAATTATTGAGGATCAAATTTTTACCAAAGGTTCGCAACGCGACAATATTGAGCGTTTGTACCAATTAAAACGCAAAGTTATCACATTAAAACACGCTGTCGGTCCGCTGCTGGAAGCTGTTGGCAAATTGGATGGTGGATGGGTGCCGCCCATCGTCGCCAACACCAAACATTACTTCCGCGATGTGCAGGATCATCTTTACCGTTTGAACACGTCCATAGATTCCACGCGCGACACGATCAGCACCGCTATCCAGGTAAGCCTGTCGATGGTGAGCATTGATGAAAACGAAGTGAACAAACGCCTCGCTGCCTGGGCGGCGATCTTTGCGGTAGCCACGGCATTTGTCGGTATCTGGGGCATGAATTTTGAACATATGCCGGAACTGCAATGGAAGTACGGTTACCCGGCATCCTTGTGTGTGGTAGCAGTTATTTGCGCGTATCTTTACTATCGCTTTAAAAAATCCGGATGGTTATAA
- a CDS encoding RNA methyltransferase has translation MKLDDIKKLQQKKYRNEFQHFLVEGEHLVLELQKAAQHNPALNQSELLVTEAYENWASPFKTTLISSKQMAQVSDTKTPQGILAVTPFFSLAQTAASQERAIYLHEIQDPGNLGTILRSLAWFGGFRCLLSAGSVDPYNTKVVRASMGAIFHVPLELDVDIHSLGTRFHAIACLDMQGKPLRDAQFRQCDCYVFGNEARGVPHEDLATLKAQAFTIPGSGAIESLNLASAVNLCVYELTR, from the coding sequence ATGAAGCTCGACGACATTAAAAAGCTGCAACAAAAAAAATACCGCAACGAATTCCAGCACTTTCTGGTGGAAGGTGAACACTTGGTTTTGGAATTACAAAAGGCAGCACAACATAATCCCGCCTTAAACCAGTCCGAATTATTGGTCACTGAGGCTTATGAAAATTGGGCCAGCCCTTTTAAAACCACGCTGATCAGCAGCAAACAAATGGCGCAGGTCTCGGACACCAAAACACCGCAGGGAATCCTTGCCGTCACCCCCTTTTTCTCTCTGGCGCAGACGGCAGCATCACAAGAGCGTGCTATTTATCTTCATGAAATTCAAGACCCTGGAAATCTGGGTACCATCTTGCGCAGCCTTGCCTGGTTCGGCGGTTTTCGTTGTTTATTAAGTGCCGGCTCAGTGGACCCTTACAACACCAAAGTCGTGCGCGCCAGCATGGGCGCTATTTTTCATGTGCCGCTGGAACTGGATGTGGACATACATTCACTTGGCACGCGCTTCCATGCCATTGCCTGCCTGGACATGCAAGGCAAACCATTACGTGATGCGCAGTTCCGACAATGTGATTGCTATGTGTTCGGCAACGAAGCGCGCGGCGTACCCCACGAGGATCTGGCAACACTCAAGGCGCAAGCCTTTACCATTCCCGGCAGCGGTGCTATTGAATCCCTGAACCTGGCCAGTGCAGTGAACTTGTGTGTGTATGAATTAACGCGGTAA
- a CDS encoding NAD(P)/FAD-dependent oxidoreductase, which produces MIRITELSLPLDHPADALRKAILARLKIADADLLDFTVFKRSYDARKKNSEITFVYIIDIKAKHEEQILQRFAKDNHVRPAPDTNYYPVAEAPADLNERPLVIGFGPCGLFAALTLAQMGFKPIVLERGKNVRARTKDTWALWRKKILTPESNVQFGEGGAGLFSDGKLYSQIKDPKFYGRKVMHEFVRAGAPEEILYVSKPHIGTFRLTGVVSAMREEIKTLGGEVRFESKVTDFLIEDGRMAGVVLANGETLRSRYVILALGHSSRDTFRMLDQRGVFIEAKPFAIGFRIEHPQSQIDQARLGKYAGHPELGAADYKLVYHANNGRAVYSFCMCPGGTVVAATSEPGRVVTNGMSQYSRNERNANAGIVVGINPEQDFPGGPLAGVELQEQLESRAFELGGKDYCAPGQLVGDFIRGKPSHAFGEVEPSYKPGVLLGDLAPSLPRYAIDAIREALPAFGKQIRGFDRDDAILTGIETRTSSPVRITRDHETLQSLNTRGLYPAGEGAGYAGGILSAGVDGIKVAEALAQQMLADRN; this is translated from the coding sequence ATGATTCGTATTACTGAACTTTCCCTGCCGCTGGACCACCCCGCTGATGCGTTGCGCAAGGCCATTCTGGCCCGCCTGAAGATCGCTGATGCCGACCTGCTGGACTTCACGGTGTTCAAGCGAAGCTACGATGCGCGCAAAAAAAACAGTGAAATTACGTTTGTCTATATCATTGACATTAAAGCAAAGCATGAAGAGCAAATCCTGCAACGATTTGCCAAAGACAATCATGTGCGGCCTGCACCAGATACAAACTATTACCCCGTTGCAGAAGCGCCGGCTGACCTCAACGAGCGGCCATTGGTCATCGGCTTCGGGCCCTGCGGTTTATTCGCGGCCCTGACCCTGGCGCAAATGGGTTTTAAACCTATTGTGTTGGAGCGCGGCAAAAATGTTCGTGCACGCACCAAGGATACCTGGGCGCTGTGGCGCAAAAAAATTCTCACACCGGAATCCAATGTGCAATTCGGTGAAGGTGGCGCGGGTTTGTTTTCCGATGGAAAACTCTACAGCCAGATTAAAGATCCCAAGTTTTATGGCCGCAAGGTGATGCACGAATTTGTGCGCGCCGGTGCACCAGAAGAAATTCTGTACGTGAGCAAACCACACATCGGTACCTTTCGGTTAACCGGCGTGGTGTCCGCCATGCGTGAAGAAATTAAAACCCTGGGTGGCGAGGTACGTTTTGAAAGCAAGGTCACCGATTTTTTGATTGAAGATGGCCGCATGGCCGGTGTGGTATTGGCCAACGGCGAAACACTGCGCAGCCGTTATGTGATCCTCGCGCTCGGCCACAGTTCGCGCGATACCTTTCGCATGCTAGATCAACGCGGTGTGTTTATTGAGGCTAAACCTTTTGCTATCGGCTTTCGCATCGAACACCCGCAATCACAAATCGATCAGGCGCGGCTCGGCAAATATGCCGGCCATCCGGAGCTCGGTGCGGCGGATTATAAACTGGTGTATCACGCTAACAATGGCCGTGCGGTGTACAGTTTTTGTATGTGTCCCGGTGGCACGGTTGTAGCGGCAACCTCGGAGCCCGGGCGCGTCGTCACCAACGGCATGAGCCAATATTCACGCAATGAACGCAACGCCAATGCCGGTATCGTCGTGGGCATTAATCCCGAACAGGATTTTCCCGGCGGCCCGCTGGCCGGTGTTGAATTGCAGGAACAACTGGAGTCGCGTGCGTTTGAGTTGGGTGGCAAAGATTATTGTGCACCAGGGCAATTGGTCGGTGACTTTATTCGCGGTAAACCTTCACACGCGTTTGGTGAAGTAGAACCTTCCTATAAGCCAGGTGTATTGCTGGGTGATCTAGCGCCGTCGCTGCCGAGGTATGCGATTGACGCAATTCGTGAAGCCCTCCCCGCCTTTGGCAAACAGATTCGCGGTTTTGATCGGGACGATGCCATTTTAACGGGCATTGAAACGCGCACATCTTCTCCGGTTCGCATTACCCGTGACCACGAAACGCTACAGAGTTTGAATACCCGTGGCTTATACCCTGCAGGTGAAGGCGCCGGTTATGCCGGGGGTATTTTATCGGCCGGGGTAGACGGGATTAAAGTGGCCGAAGCACTCGCACAACAAATGCTGGCTGACCGGAATTAA
- the rlmE gene encoding 23S rRNA (uridine(2552)-2'-O)-methyltransferase RlmE: protein MARSKSSNRWLEEHVNDPYVKKAQVDGYRARAAYKLLELNDKDKLIRPGMLVVDLGSAPGSWSQIAGRLVGVKGRVIASDILPMDSLEHVDFIQGDFTEDDVFNQIMEKLGGAHADLVISDMAPNISGVDAADQAASMYLVELALDMARQVLKPKGNFVAKVFHGEGYDDYVKDVRTSFEKVVIRKPDASRPRSREVYVVGKGFKG, encoded by the coding sequence ATGGCCCGATCCAAAAGCAGCAATCGCTGGCTCGAAGAGCATGTCAATGATCCCTACGTCAAAAAAGCCCAGGTAGACGGTTATCGCGCCCGCGCCGCCTATAAACTGCTGGAATTAAATGACAAGGACAAACTGATTCGCCCCGGCATGCTGGTAGTGGATCTCGGCTCCGCACCGGGTAGCTGGTCGCAAATTGCCGGGCGTTTGGTGGGTGTAAAAGGGCGGGTGATTGCGTCCGACATCCTGCCGATGGATTCGCTGGAGCATGTGGATTTCATTCAGGGCGATTTCACGGAAGATGACGTGTTTAATCAGATTATGGAAAAACTGGGCGGCGCCCATGCGGATCTGGTGATCTCCGATATGGCACCCAACATCAGCGGTGTTGATGCCGCAGACCAGGCAGCATCCATGTACCTGGTTGAACTGGCGCTGGACATGGCACGTCAGGTATTGAAACCCAAGGGCAACTTTGTCGCCAAGGTATTTCACGGCGAGGGTTACGATGATTACGTGAAAGACGTGCGCACCTCGTTTGAAAAAGTCGTCATCCGCAAACCCGACGCTTCCCGCCCGCGTTCGCGCGAGGTGTATGTGGTGGGGAAGGGATTTAAAGGCTAA